A genome region from Nitrospirota bacterium includes the following:
- a CDS encoding diguanylate cyclase — protein MRTAVLITRDIVLTTLVQRMLKDACRIITFSNLQSSLDHLYNAIPDILIIDITKDDRMSATILNELKADPIFGQMPVLAVFPDDFAIPRWDSLSVDDYVSRAELESRLPVRFDLCVQRAERMVEVNPLTRLPGNITIIKQIQRRLDSGDLFALAYADLDFFKPFNDRYGFTRGDEVLKMLGRLILNTVKDRQPYGSFVGHIGGDDFVFIMDFEPVEDAAARITGYFDRIIPTFYDPEDRVKGYIESIDREGSRKIFPLMGLSIGITHTKLKTFSHYGEIAEVAAEMKRYAKTIGGSCYRIDKRQNTGGERRAG, from the coding sequence ATGAGGACCGCGGTCCTGATCACCAGGGATATCGTCCTGACCACGCTCGTCCAGCGGATGCTCAAGGACGCCTGCCGGATCATCACCTTTTCCAACCTGCAGTCGTCGCTCGACCACCTTTACAACGCCATACCCGACATTCTCATCATCGACATCACCAAGGACGACCGGATGAGCGCCACCATCCTGAACGAGCTCAAGGCCGATCCCATCTTCGGCCAGATGCCGGTGCTCGCGGTCTTCCCCGATGACTTTGCGATCCCCCGCTGGGACTCTCTCTCCGTCGACGACTACGTCAGCAGGGCGGAGCTCGAGAGCAGGCTGCCGGTGCGGTTCGATCTCTGCGTGCAGCGGGCGGAGCGGATGGTGGAGGTGAACCCCCTGACGAGGCTGCCGGGCAATATCACGATCATCAAGCAGATACAGCGGCGGCTCGACAGCGGCGATCTCTTCGCGCTCGCCTATGCGGACCTTGACTTCTTCAAGCCCTTCAACGACCGCTACGGGTTCACCCGCGGGGACGAGGTGCTCAAGATGCTCGGCCGGCTCATTCTCAACACGGTCAAGGACCGGCAGCCCTACGGCAGTTTTGTCGGACATATCGGCGGCGACGACTTCGTCTTCATCATGGACTTCGAGCCTGTCGAGGATGCGGCGGCGCGGATCACCGGCTACTTTGACCGCATCATCCCGACCTTCTACGATCCCGAAGACCGTGTCAAGGGCTATATCGAGTCGATCGACCGCGAAGGCAGCAGGAAGATATTCCCCCTCATGGGGCTCTCGATCGGCATCACCCATACAAAGCTGAAGACCTTCTCCCACTACGGGGAGATAGCGGAAGTCGCTGCGGAGATGAAGAGGTACGCGAAGACCATCGGCGGCAGCTGCTACCGCATCGATAAGCGGCAGAATACCGGGGGGGAGCGGCGTGCCGGCTAA